A section of the Arabiibacter massiliensis genome encodes:
- a CDS encoding OPT/YSL family transporter, whose translation MDSVKGQLTLRGILIGCVGCAIITAASVYTALKMGALPWPIVFAAIISLFFLKALGRGKASLNEANVTHTVMSAGAMVAGGLAFTIPGIWMLGFADEVGVYEMLLVALSGVVLGLVCTALLRRHFIEDAELEYPIGEAAAQTLIAGDAGGKVGVKLFGSMGFAGAFTALRDFFGVIPAMLFGNVGIPGVAFGVYLSPMLLAVGFLVGTGAVAVWFAGAVLANFGIIVGGTSAGLWDVAGAQGIVSSLGMGVMMGAGVGVIAKNILPKAVRMLRDTRGSIALGAAAPVAAGENAGRSRKRMRVSAGLAACAVAAVALVICFGLGLGPVPAVVVVALAWVATAMSAQSVGQTGIDPMEIFGLIVLLAVAAVSSVPQVQLFFVAGIVAVACGLAGDVMNDFHAGHVLGTSPKAQFVGQAIGAVLGALVAVAVMAVLVGAYGPEAFGPQGSFVSAQASVVATMVSGIPSVPAFVIGLAGGFLLYLVGFPAMMLGLGIYLPFYMSLTAFLGAMAKVAYDAVCKRRRAKLAPDERAAREKAQAETGLVVSSGLLGGESIVGVLVALAAVFMDLGA comes from the coding sequence ATGGACTCTGTCAAAGGGCAGCTGACGCTGCGCGGCATCCTCATAGGCTGCGTCGGCTGCGCCATCATCACCGCCGCATCGGTGTACACGGCCCTCAAGATGGGGGCGCTTCCCTGGCCCATCGTGTTCGCGGCCATCATCTCGCTGTTCTTCCTGAAGGCGCTCGGGCGCGGCAAGGCCAGCCTCAACGAGGCCAACGTCACGCACACCGTGATGAGCGCCGGCGCCATGGTGGCGGGCGGCCTGGCTTTCACCATCCCCGGCATCTGGATGCTCGGCTTCGCCGACGAGGTGGGCGTCTACGAGATGCTGCTCGTGGCGCTCTCGGGCGTCGTGCTCGGCCTCGTGTGCACCGCGCTTCTTCGCCGCCACTTCATCGAGGACGCCGAGCTCGAGTACCCCATCGGCGAGGCGGCCGCCCAGACGCTCATCGCGGGCGACGCCGGCGGCAAGGTGGGCGTGAAGTTGTTCGGGTCGATGGGCTTCGCGGGCGCGTTCACGGCGCTGCGTGACTTCTTCGGCGTGATCCCGGCCATGCTCTTCGGCAACGTCGGCATCCCCGGCGTGGCATTCGGGGTGTACCTCTCCCCCATGCTGCTGGCCGTCGGGTTCCTGGTGGGAACAGGTGCGGTGGCCGTGTGGTTCGCCGGCGCGGTGCTCGCGAACTTCGGCATCATCGTGGGCGGCACGTCCGCGGGCCTGTGGGACGTGGCCGGCGCGCAGGGCATCGTGTCGAGCCTGGGGATGGGCGTCATGATGGGTGCCGGCGTGGGCGTGATCGCGAAGAACATCCTGCCGAAGGCCGTCCGCATGCTGCGCGACACGCGCGGGTCGATCGCGCTCGGGGCCGCCGCTCCCGTCGCGGCCGGCGAGAACGCGGGCAGATCGCGGAAGCGGATGCGCGTGAGCGCGGGGCTCGCGGCCTGCGCCGTGGCGGCCGTGGCGCTCGTCATCTGCTTCGGACTGGGCCTCGGGCCCGTGCCGGCCGTCGTCGTAGTGGCGCTCGCCTGGGTGGCCACCGCCATGAGCGCGCAGAGCGTGGGCCAGACGGGCATCGACCCCATGGAGATCTTCGGCCTCATCGTGCTTCTGGCCGTGGCCGCCGTCTCCAGCGTGCCGCAGGTGCAGCTGTTCTTCGTGGCCGGCATCGTGGCCGTGGCGTGCGGCTTGGCCGGCGACGTGATGAACGACTTCCACGCGGGGCACGTGCTGGGCACCTCGCCGAAGGCCCAGTTCGTCGGCCAGGCGATCGGCGCCGTGCTGGGCGCGCTCGTCGCCGTGGCCGTGATGGCCGTGCTCGTGGGCGCGTACGGCCCCGAGGCGTTCGGGCCGCAGGGATCGTTCGTGTCCGCGCAGGCCTCGGTGGTGGCCACGATGGTGTCCGGCATCCCGAGCGTGCCCGCCTTCGTCATCGGGCTCGCGGGCGGCTTTCTGCTCTACCTGGTCGGGTTCCCCGCCATGATGCTGGGACTGGGCATCTACCTGCCCTTCTACATGTCGCTCACGGCGTTTCTGGGAGCCATGGCCAAGGTGGCCTACGACGCCGTATGCAAGCGCCGCCGCGCCAAGCTCGCCCCCGATGAGCGCGCCGCCCGCGAGAAGGCGCAAGCCGAGACCGGCCTCGT
- a CDS encoding type III pantothenate kinase, with product MRGEERARSQEGEGAVLAVDVGNSVTNLGLFEAGELAATWTATTFERMTADEARSRVASFLSTLEEPVEVADGIVASVVPSLTDAWVEAVRACAGRRPLVVGPGLKTGVKMRYNDPGELGADRVADLAAARETYEPPFLVVDLGTTTNFEVVDADGVFVGGIIAPGLRLAARAVADAAAQLAVVDLRAPASVIGKNTREAMRSGIVMGEVARIDGLVDAVWRELGCETPVIATGEDARAMAALSERVTDVDEHLTLRGLGVLHGLNRR from the coding sequence TTGAGGGGCGAGGAACGCGCGCGCTCGCAGGAGGGCGAAGGGGCGGTGCTGGCCGTCGACGTGGGCAACTCGGTCACGAATCTGGGGCTCTTCGAGGCCGGCGAGCTGGCCGCCACATGGACGGCCACCACGTTCGAGCGCATGACGGCCGACGAGGCGCGCTCGCGCGTGGCGTCGTTCCTGTCCACGCTCGAAGAGCCCGTGGAGGTGGCCGACGGCATCGTGGCCTCGGTGGTGCCGAGCCTCACCGACGCGTGGGTGGAGGCCGTGCGCGCGTGCGCGGGGCGCCGCCCGCTCGTGGTGGGCCCGGGCCTGAAGACGGGCGTGAAGATGCGCTACAACGATCCCGGCGAGCTGGGGGCCGACCGCGTGGCCGACCTGGCGGCGGCGCGCGAGACGTACGAGCCGCCCTTCCTCGTGGTGGACCTGGGCACCACCACGAACTTCGAGGTGGTGGACGCCGACGGCGTGTTCGTGGGCGGCATCATCGCGCCGGGCCTCAGGCTGGCCGCGCGAGCCGTGGCGGATGCGGCGGCCCAGCTCGCGGTCGTCGACCTGCGCGCGCCCGCCTCGGTCATCGGCAAGAACACGCGCGAGGCCATGCGCTCGGGCATCGTCATGGGCGAGGTCGCGCGTATCGACGGGCTGGTGGACGCGGTATGGCGCGAGCTGGGCTGCGAGACGCCCGTGATAGCCACGGGCGAGGACGCCCGCGCGATGGCGGCGCTCTCGGAGCGCGTGACGGATGTGGACGAGCACCTCACGCTGCGCGGCCTGGGCGTGCTGCATGGATTGAACCGACGTTAG